The following coding sequences lie in one Paramisgurnus dabryanus chromosome 16, PD_genome_1.1, whole genome shotgun sequence genomic window:
- the LOC135719468 gene encoding metal cation symporter ZIP8 produces MAGICKSLTQVLIVFLATVISGFTANTPQKEFLKDIVAVYGENGSLNLNGINSLLDAIVQEKPADLNIPVNAKCLSGEEILVHYGLKNLTHLTENHLLTICPALLNQAVLPPCPPKTSGLDDIQPHVWGYGFLAVTIINLASLLGLALIPLTKKSYFPKVLTYFIGLAIGTLFSNSALQLIPEALGFDPKVDNYVPQAIGIFGGFYLLYFTEKILKIILKTDEHGHEHSHFHPTKSVQQNGVTIIAETDFRFTSTDKNGITTEAQEKQGSCKWLKGKQLASVKTVAWMISLSDSLHNFIDGLAIGASFSVSILNGFSTSIAIVCEEFPHELGDFVILLNSGLSVPQAIFFNLLSAMSCYVGLVLGILVGSTFAPNVIFAFAGGMFLYISLADMFPEMNMIAREQVKNTKGAIIYFVIQNAGLLTGFSIILLITMYAGDINLG; encoded by the exons ATGGCCGGCATTTGCAAATCCTTGACTCAAGTTTTGATAGTTTTTCTAGCGACTGTAATCTCAGGATTTACAGCCAATACGCCGCAGAAAGAATTCTTGAAGGATATCGTTGCGGTTTATGGAGAAAACGGTTCGCTGAATCTCAATGGCATTAACAGTTTATTGGATGCAATTGTACAGGAAAAACCGGCGGATTTAAACATTCCTGTGAATGCTAag TGTTTATCCGGAGAAGAGATCCTGGTCCACTATGGGCTTAAGAACCTCACTCATTTAACAGAAAATCACCTGTTGACTATCTGTCCAGCCTTGCTTAACCAGGCGGTTTTGCCACCCTGTCCTCCAAAAACATCAGGACTCGATGACATACAACCTCACG TATGGGGATATGGCTTTCTGGCTGTAACTATTATTAATCTGGCTTCACTGCTGGGCCTGGCTCTCATTCCCTTGACTAAAAAGTCCTACTTTCCCAAAGTGCTTACATACTTCATTGGTCTGGCTATTGGCACGCTCTTCTCCAATTCTGCTCTCCAGCTTATACCTGAG GCTCTTGGGTTCGACCCAAAAGTGGATAATTATGTTCCTCAAGCCATCGGGATTTTTGGCGGATTCTACCTGCTGTACTTCACTGAGAAAATACTGAAGATAATTCTTAAAACAGATGAG CATGGTCACGAACACAGTCACTTCCACCCCACAAAGAGTGTTCAGCAAAATGGTGTTACCATTATTGCAGAGACTGACTTCAGGTTTACCAGCACCGATAAGAACGGCATAACCACTGAAGCTCAAGAAAAACAG GGGTCCTGCAAATGGCTGAAAGGAAAACAGCTGGCCAGTGTCAAGACGGTGGCATGGATGATCTCGCTGAGCGATTCTCTACACAACTTTATAGATGGATTGGCTATCGGAGCATCGTTCTCCGTGTCTATTCTCAATGGCTTTAGTACCTCTATCGCAATCGTCTGTGAGGAGTTTCCCCATGAGCTGG GTGACTTTGTTATCCTGCTGAATTCAGGCTTGAGCGTTCCACAGGCCATTTTCTTCAACCTGCTGTCTGCAATGTCCTGCTACGTGGGTCTGGTTTTGGGCATCCTGGTGGGCAGCACTTTTGCCCCCAATGTGATCTTTGCCTTTGCCGGCGGCATGTTCCTCTACATTTCCTTAGCAGATATG TTTCCAGAAATGAACATGATTGCCCGagaacaagtaaaaaacacgaAGGGGGCTATAATTTATTTCGTGATTCAAAACGCCGGACTCCTGACAGGATTTTCGATCATTCTCCTCATCACCATGTATGCAGGAGATATAAACCTAGGCTGA
- the abhd18 gene encoding protein ABHD18 produces MGVSRLDVLYRRLLLTKLFIQGWGKPEDLKRIFEFRKIIGNRERCKDLVPKDYPIFIDKVEEETDCKIHNGHFISPLEHYVPGILPAESIKARFQFIVPKKWKRHRPVCIHLAGTGDHFFWRRRTLMARPMIKESGMASLLLENPYYGYRKPKDQLRSSLKNVSDLFVMGGALVLESAVLLHWLEREGFWPLGMTGISMGGHMASLAVTNWPKPIPLIPCLSWTTASSVFTTGVLSRAVNWRELEKQYAAHTVYEEEIINMLEYCGTDSFRMGQEFVKNAPGSFDNLSDLDLTHDLLNLHSPASDQMELRTAAGGHGSDSALLVGRRERDGLDQMLSAVSSSGPHLDMLHAKNITCGSGQRQSLQRESLCFMKGVMDECTHIANFSVPVDPGLIIIVQAKEDAYIPRTGVRSLQEIWPGCEVRYLNGGHISAYLFKQGLFRRAIYDAYDRFLQKYSSL; encoded by the exons ATGGGTGTGAGCCGGCTTGATGTTCTTTATAGAAGGCTTCTCCTAACCAAACTCTTTATCCAAGGATGGGGGAAGCCAGAGGACCTGAAAAG AATATTTGAGTTTCGTAAAATCATTGGTAACAGGGAGAGATGCAAGGATTTGGTCCCAAAGGATTACCCCATATTTATTGACAAA GTAGAAGAGGAGACTGACTGCAAAATTCACAACGGTCATTTCATATCACCTCTTGAGCACTATGTCCCAGGAATCTTGCCGGCAGAGTCCATCAAAGCCCG ATTCCAAttcattgtacccaagaaatGGAAGAGGCACAGGCCGGTCTGTATCCACTTGGCTGGAACAGGAGATCAC tttttctgGAGAAGGAGAACTCTTATGGCCAGACCAATGATTAAAGAATCTGGGATGGCTTCTCTTCTGTTGGAAAATCCATATT ATGGATACAGGAAACCTAAAGACCAACT ACGCTCCAGCCTGAAGAACGTATCAGACCTGTTTGTGATGGGTGGAGCTCTTGTCCTGGAATCAGCGGTTTTGTTACACTGGCTGGAGCGGGAGGGTTTCTGGCCTCTGGGGATGACTGGCATTTCTATGGGAGGACAT ATGGCATCGTTAGCTGTAACTAACTGGCCCAAACCAATTCCTCTGATACCTTGTTTGTCCTGGACGACCGCCTCAAGTGTTTTTACCACA GGTGTTTTAAGTAGAGCTGTGAATTGGAGGGAACTTGAAAAGCAGTACGCTGCACATACAGTGTATGAGGAAGAAATCATCAATATGTTGGAGTATTGTGGG ACAGACTCTTTCCGGATGGGCCAGGAGTTTGTAAAAAATGCCCCAGGCAGCTTCGACAACCTCTCAGACTTGGATCTCACCCATGACCTGCTTAACCTCCACTCACCGGCGAGTGACCAGATGGAGCTCCGGACCGCAGCTGGAGGTCACGGCTCAGACTCGGCCCTGTTGGTGGGGCGGAGAGAAAGAGATGGACTTGATCAGATGTTGTCTGCGGTAAGCAGCAGCGGGCCTCATTTGGACATGCTACATGCTAAGAACATCACCTGTGGATCAGGTCAACGACAGTCGCTACAGAGGGAATCTCTGTGCTTCATGAAGGGAGTTATGGATGAATGCACACACATCGCTAACTTTTCAG TGCCTGTAGATCCCGGTCTGATCATTATAGTCCAGGCGAAAGAAGATGCTTACATTCCCCGCACTGGAGTTCGCAGCTTACAGGAAATCTGGCCTGGCTGTGAGGTTCGCTACCTCAATGGAGGTCATATCAGCGCCTACCTTTTCAAACAAGGACTGTTTCG